From Osmerus mordax isolate fOsmMor3 chromosome 7, fOsmMor3.pri, whole genome shotgun sequence:
ACTTGAActtctttacatttagtcatttagcagacgctcttatccagagcgacttacagtaagtacagggacattccccccgaggcaagtagggtgaagtgccttgcccgaggatacaacgtcatttggcacggacgggaatcgaactggcaaccttcagattactagcccgattccctaaccgctcagccacctgactccgactTTGCAATGGTAAACAAAACATTTTGGGGGTGTTCCTCACCAGGTTCATGCGGTCTCTGAGGTCAGTGATTTCCTTTTCGCGGGATTGGATGATCCTTTTGATGTCGTTGATCCTGGGCCCAAAGTTTGCCAGCTCGCTCTCCAGCTTGGACTTCTCCTACAGGTGGTCGAAAAAATAAGTGTTTGTCATTCAAAAATGGTAGAGTGGCCATGGGGTTGCGTGTGCCATCCTCCTCGTACCTGCATGTTGAGGGAGAGGTGGCGTGTCTTGGTCTGCTCCAGGTCACTCTGGGAGTACTTGAGTCTCATCTGGAGGCCGTGGGCCTGGGACTGCACCTGACGCAGCTCCGCCTCCTTCCTCTTGGCCTTCATTTGCTCCTGTACTcaagagagaaaggagtgaTGCATAGTGGGAAATGTAGTACTCAACAGGTTCAACGTCAGTGAACCAGAAGTAACTGATACAACATACATTTTGTGGCACTTTGCACCATTTCAATGAGGAAGCACCTTTAATTATACACTATGTAAACACAACAAATGCTGGTCCCATGTTTCATgatattaaataaaatattctAGATATTAACCAAAGGCAAGAACACATTAAACATACCTTTAACCGTATTAATAACATCTTTGAAATGGTTGAATGTATACTTTTGTTCAGTCTGTTTTGCCAGTCTATTACACGTGTATCCTGTGTGAGCTATGTATTGTTCATTTTGGATTTTGGTCAGTATTTACAACTGACCACATAATTGCGATGTCTTGTGTTTACCTTGAGCTCCTCAGTGAGTTTCTCCTTCTTGTCCTTGAGCTTGTCCACGGCCTTCTCATCCCAGCGCCTGGCCTTGGCCTTCAGGTCGCTGGCTCCACCAGAGATCACACCAGACTTCTGGAAGAGAGTGCCGTCCAGAGCTAccgtctagagagagagagagagagagagagagagagagagagagagagagagagagagagagagaggggtgaaggggAGTTAAAAAGATGGGAGAAAGGAAAAGCTTTGGTCTCTAAAGGTATGGTCTTTGATCTGTAAGGGTATTTTCCGCACATTATTAAGTTAGAAACGGTTAATGTAATTTACGCTTTGACATGGTTCGGTACGTTTTCAATACAGCCAAAAAaagaaatggcaaagaaatGTCCTTGATTTTTTAAAGGTTATGTTGAATTTTATATAAATACTATAAATGTACCAATTGCCTCAGTAATTTTTGCTTTTAAATCAGTATGGAATGGCTGCCTAAATGCTGTGGGGATAGTTTAGGGGAGTGTATTACTCCTTGTTCTTGTCTTGTTCCACCTATTGACACACTGGGGTGATGTCAGCGTAAATGAGTTGACAAGTTTGACGTATTCCCACTGATGTAACTCTCGTGTTGCAGATATATCatcaaaaaaaatataaatatatatatatatatatatatatatatatatatagacatatCTATATCCTATCCACCAGTGTCTTGCCCTCATAATTCACAGGGGAAGCCAAAGTGTCTCCAAATGCCAGACCTGTTGGTTATTGGAGAATCTTCCATGTCTGATCTGGTAATCCTAGCCATATTGCAACAAGCTagctcagcctcccagccccaacAACCATCATGCGAGTACAAGCCATATATGGAACTACAACTGCTGAGAAAGCAGTAGGCTCCTGTCCCACATCAGTAGCCTTGCAGCCGCATCTTCACCTTGTGTCTGTAGGGTCCTCCGAAGGCGATGCGCCGCGCGTCCTCCACGTTGTCACACACCAGCGCGTTGCCGCAGGCGTACTGCAGAGCCTTCTTGATGTGCGGCGGCTCGTAGCGGATCACGTCGATGACCAGCTTGGCCCCACGCAGCTCTCTTAGCTTCTCGTCTGTGGGCttcacctacaacacacacaaaatagaaTATGTCCTGATTTCACTCACTTTTTACTCATTCAAACCAACTTTATATTCCTCACTAAGGATTGATAATACTTTTCAGACACTAAGTATATATTTCTTCTTCAGAAAGACATTTGCTGGCCACAGACCTCCAGGTAGTCCAGGGGCAGGAAGGTCTcaggctctcctctctgctccttgaTGTACTGGATACAGTCTCGCCCCGTCTTCTCAGAGTCCACGATGATGGCGTCCATGTTCTTCCCCAACACCTTGGTGACGGCTATCTGGTACTTCTTCTGGGTGGGCTGGCACAGGTCGATCAGGCGGCCGTACtacgatggagggaggaggaggacaagttTAGCAAGGTGCCACATTTAGATGCACCATTTGGCGAGTGAGAGCCGTCCTGGTCTCCAGTCTTACCACAGATCCGGGGTAGAGTCTCTTGATGCTCTCCATGATCTCTGCCTTGCGCTGCTGCCGGCTGTTCTCCTGCCTGTCGATTCTGGCGTCTCCTAGTTGCTCCATAACCTAGGAGGCACCAAGAAAAAGGCATTTTATGTTATTACAGAAACATAAACATACTTCCTGTCCTCAGTGTTTGTTGGGTACTAGAGATGAAGTTCTCCTACTAAACAATATAAACACCACAATGTTGTGTTCTCAGCACTTTATTTGTAGTTGTCTTATTTTATGACtatttttttaatctatgtCTTTCATTTAAGGTCAGGGCTGTCACAAATGACAATAGTCAGTTTTCACTTAGGTCACTAAGGTCCACGCGCTTTTACCTGGTTGAGCTCCGTGTTGATCTCGTCGATCCTTCTCTTGGCCATCTCCACTTCCTcagtcagctcctcctccatgcgCTTCTGCTCATCCAAAGACTGCCTGACCAATCACATCATAAGATAAGTTGAGCAATCGAGTCATGTGATCTTGACCGCATTAAAGCAGCGTGTGGAAAAGTATGTCACTAGGTAAAagcagcaaatatgacaaactTCACTAtaaaaattaattaaaaaaaaggcCATACTTGCTGGTAGAGATGTAGTCCTCCAACTTCTCAATACGCTTCTGGTTCTCCTCAATCTCACGGATCTTTTGCTTGATCTTGGCCTGCAGTTACACATAACATCACGATGCATCATCTCCTGTTGCCCAATTGCACAGTAGATGCATTCTAGGAGTATCTCTGACATCAccattttcctcctcctcctcctcatcatgcGTCATCTTTACCTCAGTCTcgaccttcttcctctcctccaggtccagACGGTCCTGGTCGGCCTTCTGGTCGCGGTTGaacttctccagctcctgggccaGGGTGGCAGCTCTCTTGCTGGCCTCCTCCTTCAGACGGTggtactgcttcacctggagaggagacgcacacacaggggGTAACGTTTGGCAGGCAGGTGCATTTGTTGGATGTACAGTATGGTGGAAAATAACTTGTTACGCGAATATTGTCTTAAATATATCCGTTTTTTGGGCTTCCATATTCATGTGGCAGTTTAAAAGTCCAACGTTGGGGAAATGTTTGTTTtatcttttcatttcattatttcttaTTAAGcttctttttatatatatatatatatatatatataagaccGTTGCATGATACTAAACTTGAAAGAAAGCTCCATTTTGCTAAATTCCACAGATTATTCCTTTAAAAACTCTAGAGAAACATGCCGTCTCATTCACTGAGAACATGTACGGGCCACCGGGCCACTCACATAACCCTGCGCAGAGGATTCATGTTTTGATGAACCTACCTGGTTTTCCTCCAGGGTAAGATCCTGGCCCTGGCTCtgggcctcctcctccatgcgcTCCTCAAACTCCTGCTTGGTCATCTCCACCGCCCCCATCTccttgtccagctcctccatgtcCGCCTTGCGCTTCTTGTACATCTTCTGGGCGTTCTGCAGGGACTTGCGTGCCGCCTCCAGCTTCTTGATCTTGTGGGAGGTGTTCTCCTTGGCCTTGATGTACTGAGGCCTCTTCTGGTTTAGCTCTGAGTCCTTCTCCCTGGGCAGACAGGACGGGAGGCGTACAAGTTTAGGATGACATAACTTGACTTCATTCCGAAAGGAGGCGCAGGCCAAAGCTACGGCCGCGCCCATCATCTACCATCATCTACCACCATCACCCACTTGATCTCCTTCTCCACCGTCTGCTGGTCCCTCATCATCCTCCCcagctccttcttcttctccttcagctcctcctccacatgGTCCATCTTCTTGCGGTCCTTGTCTATATCCCGGTTGCGGTGGGACAGCTCGCGGTTCAGCTTCTCGATCTCGGCCTCGTTGTGGTAGAGCTTGAAGAGCTGCATCTGGACGTGGGCGCGCACCACCTCGTCCTTCAGCCTCTGGTAGCGTTCAGCCTGACAGACCACAGCAAGGTTATTTGAGAGAGAACTTATTGACTGTATTGACATCATTGAGCCTGTGTTTGGGGTGGGGCAGGTCATCAATGGGCATTTACTTTGGTAATAAGAGTGGCACAGTGGAAAACAGAGTGAGGGGTCTGTATTTCAGTTCAAAACAAGACAGGAATAACAAATCGACAAAGttgcacctcctccttctcctgtttGGCCTCTTTGCGCTCTGCGGCAATGTTCTTCTTGCGGTGGTAGTTGAACTGGGTGTCCTCCTCTGCCTTCACCATCTCCTTCTTCCTGCGGTCGTACTCCTGAGCCAGTTCACCCGACCGAGAGATCTCCTCAAACAGAGCCGTACGCTCCTTGGGGTTCTTCATGGCGATGGACTCCACGGCTCCCTAGTGGgtaattattttttaaatttttttAAAAGGTCACCAAGAGGCTTAATTGCACAGTGGATGAAATAAACTATGAGGACAAGTTGTTTATGAGAACTTAGGTTACTTCGGTTCTCTTCTATAATTTTGCAGTTTCACAGGTTTGATTCTTTGTTTCACGCACACAGTTTCATGTAAACGTTTAAGACTGTATGCATGACTCTGTTCGCATGTCTCACTTGGAACACCAGGAAGTTCCTGGCTTTAATCAGGATGCCcagtttctccagctcctcgCTGTACTCTGCCAGCCCTACCACCTTACTGTTGATCCGGTACTCTGAAGAGGACCCTGAGAAGCAACACAGAAAAGGTGCAAACTGTTATCAGTACAGTTACGGTGACACTACCAAAGCCTAACTGATCACGAAAGAGATGTCAATAAGCTTATGATGTGTATGTTGGGTAGCTGTCATTGCATTACCGATGATTACTCTGGTGAAGGTGCGCTCCTCTCCGTTGTCCTCGCGATACACCATGCTAACGAAGGCTCTGTTGGCAGCAGGCTTCCCCACAGGCGCCCCGTGGATCAGGTCCTTTAGGGTTTTCACACGCAGGTTACTGGTCTTCTCAGCCAGAACAAAACTGATGGCATCCATAAGGTTCGACTTGCCTGGGAATAAATTAGATGTAAATATGATTCAATATACATTAGCAGGGTACCACTGATTCAGTATATCAGGAACATTTTAGGGGTCCGTGGTTGTTTGCTCTAGTGAATAACTGGGCGCTCGTTCATTTCAACATTAACAGGCTAAAGCAACATATTCAACCCACTTTGATCCCAAAATAAATTAAAGTGTCCAGGTAACTCCAGTTTGCACATATAAAGAACACACTAAAGGTATTGCATTATCTACTCTACTGTAacgtaatgtacagtatattatcTTTGTGAATACACCATGGTAGCCTGACAACAATTTACTCTGTCTCTCGCATTCCAGAGAACACTGAAATACTGTAACTTTCACCCGTGACAAGTAATTTTACTTCATCTGACAGACTAAGTAGCAGGCTAATGGCAATGCGTTAGCATAGCAAGTTAACCCTTAAACTACATAACTGGCTAGCCGTAGTACTCACCAGATCCATTGGGTCCAATAATCGCAGTGAATTTGTGAAAGGGGCCTATAATCTGCCTTCCTTTGTAGGATTTAAAATTCTCAATCTCGATCAATTTCAAATAACCCATGATTGCAGACGATAAGATTTCTTCTGCGAAAACAGATCAAATCGGCGTTGTGTTGTTAGCCCGCTAATGCTAGTAGATAGATTTACGAGCTTACTCCAAGTAGCATGCACGCAAATTGACTAAATGGCTCCGTTTAATTTGAAATACAGTAATTCTACATTACAGTATAAACTGATAAAACAGCCAAGTCGTTAGCTGACTACAAAAGCTCtcaaaaaagcttttaaaatgTACGTCTGCAACAACAATGCGCCATTTTACAGTCCTGCTGCACACCCCCTGAGCGCGCGTAACTCAACATTTCCTCGCGAGATCTCAGCAACTGTACAATGTATCCAAATGTAACCTGAGAAAAACTTTTGTTTCGCTtggcatgttttttttcttctccctaaATATGTATTTCAAATGTAATTATAACTAAATGTATTTGATGGTCAGACGATAATCCATTAAAACGATCATTTGCCCCATGATACTTTGTTGTATTAACTGATGTTGCCATGGTTACTTTAAACACCTAAacaaggacaggaggacagtgcATAGTTGCGGGAACAATATATTGACGGATGTATTTGCTCCTGTTTTGTGGTAAGCTACAGTGGTTTTCACATTACATTATGATATTGAATTCACATAAATCTAATCTttcagtttattttttttaatgcatttatgtAGCCTATATTGTTTCCTTTTTACTgtgtacagtagcctatttgACATCACTTTTAGTTAAAAAATGGGTCAGATTGTTCTATTTCGCAGTCAGCTCCCCAAATGTCTTAAATAATTACTTTTGGAATGTCACACTCTATCCAACTGCAGAGTAATTTACTGACATAGTATAACACTAGCCTATGTCTGTGAAATATAATATGTAATATGATAAAAGATGCTATTGTAATTTCTACTGTAACATGCGCGCATATAGAAACACGTACCAACTTGAGACTTCCTATGTGCAGGTCAGTTTGACTAACTCAGAAGGATGTGATCCTGTGTAGGCCGCGGGTCCCTTGGTTGGCCGGTGCTAACAGTGCAATTTGTTTTCATCCAGACAAATCCTAAACGGGGAACATGTATAAAGTCGACCTGCCGGTGGACAACTCTGCTGACTTGGCAGTGAACCGCCGACGAGCAGCAGAAGCCGCTCGCCAGGCTCGAATCTTCAACACCAGAAATCGAGTCATGGGGCTGGATCTTCCAACTCTGGAGCAACAGGTCACGGAGAGAAAAGCGAGGGATGAGATGGCCAGGCAACGAGAGATGGCCTTCGGTAAGCATTGTTGGCACGGGTCACGGGCATCTTGCCTGTTTGTCGACAGGAAATAACTTTGAAGTGTATTTATTGGCAGATTTGCTGAGAGTGACACAGGATAAAGTGCTGATGCACCAACAACGGCAAGAGGAGGAAATGAGAGCAGAGTTAAACAAGAACCTGGTCCAGTACCATCAAATCCATCAACGTGCAGAAGACTCCCTCGATGCAGATCTTACATTTGACCAGCAGGGGGCAATCGAGTTGTTTGAGTCTGAATTAGGTCCTGCTAGTATGAAAGTATTCCAGGTACTGTATCATGACATATTCCATGTCAGTTGAATGCTACTTATGTCAACCAGAACAATGGTATCCAATTTATTTTCACATAATCTCTTGTAATACCGGTAGGACATGTTGAGGTTCTCATTGCACAGAAGCTTTTAGCGAGGTGTTTGAAGCTtgcacgttgtgtgtgtgttgctcaggGAGAAGACATtggagaagatgagaggagaagatctcagatggagcagacagagagagcccttcgagcacagagggaggagagagagagaagactgcAGGAATCACAACACAAAGGTTTAACCACACTCAcaacgcgcacacgcacacacacacacacacacacacacacacacacacacacacacacacacacacacacacacacacacacacacacacacacacacacaggtaacactgaTAGGCGCTACCTTTGTAAATCATACTCAAGCTTTATGCTCTCGTGCACAAGTAATCATACACCCCccctgcacacacccacacatacatgcacacacacacacacacacacacacacacacacacacacacacacacacacacacacacacacacacacacacacacactccctattCCCAGGTGGCTGTGATGGATGCTCATGTTTGTAGGAGCACTGTGTGTGGGACTGCTTGGGGAAGTGTTATGTGTGGGTTGTGCATGAATAGTAAAAGCCTGGAAGTGCTTGTGTTGTTAAGTGTTTGTTTGGATagtgtggaggtgtgcaggGAAGTGTGCAGTGCAGGCTTGTGCAATGacgttcagtgtgtgtgtgtgtgtgtgtgtgtgagagttacaGAGCTGCTGGTAGGCCAGGCACTGGTACACCAGGACTTGAGATCTGTTCACTTAGATGCTCTGGAGGAAGAGTGTAAAAGGGCCACCCGCATCGCTCTCAACAACTACAATCAGgctcaggtaaacacacacatacacacacacacacacacacaaaatgaagaAGAAAGACATAGACACAGGTATGCGCGTGTAGGTGGGTGGCgggatgttttctttttttttggggggggggggatttaacTAAACTAATTAAAGGTGGTAAACGATGCGTGCGCCTTTCGCTCGGGGGGAAACGACGACCACGTTATCAGCGCTAGGCAACCTGAAGTGGCTTTGAAGTCTGCGTGGGCTGGACCTCCTCTTGAAAACCCTCCTCTCGTCTGCCTGACTGACTCCGCTGGATGGCTCGTCCGCGGGGACGCCTCGTTAGCGCTTGTTGTTAATGCCATTTCTCATGTCAATTATGCAGCCCCGCTAATTGGCCCTCACAGGCATTAGCTCACACAATGCTACACTGCACTTTGAGGCTCCTTCCATCCAGCACCCCCTTATCCACAAACCCCCTTTTAGTAACGATCCCAGGTGGTCGGTGGGTCTGTCGACCCCATGGTTGACCCCAACGTgcccagaggaagaggcagagcaaTAATCACAAATAATAGGTTAGAATCCCCAATCTCAATATCTCTTTCAAACTGACAGCCTGGAATAATGCTGTCAAATAGCGCCAGCCCTTCTTTATTGATTGAGCTTGCCTAGTGGAGAAGAGCCAGTGTAATCATTCCCAAAGCCCCACTCATGTAGTCCTCCATGCAGAGAAGTAT
This genomic window contains:
- the LOC136945908 gene encoding structural maintenance of chromosomes protein 1A is translated as MGYLKLIEIENFKSYKGRQIIGPFHKFTAIIGPNGSGKSNLMDAISFVLAEKTSNLRVKTLKDLIHGAPVGKPAANRAFVSMVYREDNGEERTFTRVIIGSSSEYRINSKVVGLAEYSEELEKLGILIKARNFLVFQGAVESIAMKNPKERTALFEEISRSGELAQEYDRRKKEMVKAEEDTQFNYHRKKNIAAERKEAKQEKEEAERYQRLKDEVVRAHVQMQLFKLYHNEAEIEKLNRELSHRNRDIDKDRKKMDHVEEELKEKKKELGRMMRDQQTVEKEIKEKDSELNQKRPQYIKAKENTSHKIKKLEAARKSLQNAQKMYKKRKADMEELDKEMGAVEMTKQEFEERMEEEAQSQGQDLTLEENQVKQYHRLKEEASKRAATLAQELEKFNRDQKADQDRLDLEERKKVETEAKIKQKIREIEENQKRIEKLEDYISTSKQSLDEQKRMEEELTEEVEMAKRRIDEINTELNQVMEQLGDARIDRQENSRQQRKAEIMESIKRLYPGSVYGRLIDLCQPTQKKYQIAVTKVLGKNMDAIIVDSEKTGRDCIQYIKEQRGEPETFLPLDYLEVKPTDEKLRELRGAKLVIDVIRYEPPHIKKALQYACGNALVCDNVEDARRIAFGGPYRHKTVALDGTLFQKSGVISGGASDLKAKARRWDEKAVDKLKDKKEKLTEELKEQMKAKRKEAELRQVQSQAHGLQMRLKYSQSDLEQTKTRHLSLNMQEKSKLESELANFGPRINDIKRIIQSREKEITDLRDRMNLVEDEVFIEFCKEIGVRNIREFEEEKVKRQNEIAKKRLEFETQKTRLGIQLDYEKNQLKEDQEKVMMWEQTVKKDESEIERLKKEEHRHMKIIDETMAQLQDLKNQHLTKKSEVNDKNHEMEEIRKKLGGANKELTQLQKEVTAIETKLEQKRSDRHNLLQACKMQDIRLPLRSGTMDDISQGEGTQAEESSSSQRTSSTVLAKEALIEIDYSILSEDLKDALSEDEIKGEMNQLQQRLNEQQSILQRISAPNMKAMEKLESVRDKFQETSDEFEAARKRAKKAKQAFEQIKKERFDRFNACFESVATNIDEIYKALSRNSSAQAFLGPENPEEPYLDGINYNCVAPGKRFRPMDNLSGGEKTVAALALLFAIHSYKPAPFFVLDEIDAALDNTNIGKVANYIKDQSVMNFQAIVISLKEEFYTKADSLIGVYPEQGDCVISKVLTFDLSQYPDANPNPNE
- the ribc1 gene encoding RIB43A-like with coiled-coils protein 1 codes for the protein MYKVDLPVDNSADLAVNRRRAAEAARQARIFNTRNRVMGLDLPTLEQQVTERKARDEMARQREMAFDLLRVTQDKVLMHQQRQEEEMRAELNKNLVQYHQIHQRAEDSLDADLTFDQQGAIELFESELGPASMKVFQGEDIGEDERRRSQMEQTERALRAQREERERRLQESQHKELLVGQALVHQDLRSVHLDALEEECKRATRIALNNYNQAQAAERAELKRKERMRKEGEELSEVCHMMTSDILTECPEAAQREAGGQGGPRILTDRWRGMSGVQLNAIYRQREEQRAEKERQREVEKQRDVAWDFKRMLRTRGEEEEEQKRAELQKEKRMQMDQYNEQLAREQRQHQEYLKNQVYTNKPTAHYFTQFNSSSR